The Dendropsophus ebraccatus isolate aDenEbr1 chromosome 3, aDenEbr1.pat, whole genome shotgun sequence genome includes a region encoding these proteins:
- the LOC138785483 gene encoding twinkle mtDNA helicase-like isoform X1 → MWLSRMMRCVLHRVIPGQGKHLLPCVLAQARLKHGVAPAGFSRRHFRKDLLSVLDVCPVTVTEIRQYLRDNNISFHDGYSCLHVPSPFTPNKDNLLFIDKTTGRFLCKDTLLEGTWEDYKDSMALLHKEGCPFLSPDTMSGCLEDSDSEDRERQLNNMEVSRIWNKAVWFHDLEEEEAQLVKAMFSISKITNNTLKKFGVKCFQPTKSLVFPWYNPRDLTMKGLKLLSAVCQADVVSYIETLYPRPSHYHNLLGITVTGKKDTEVVITSQEVDSLAVHQATGVTTVSLPRGITCLPPVLLPYLEQFKRITLWLGDDLRAWEASKLFSRKLGIKRCSLIRPGDKQPSPLKALNLGLNLNKLLKASLPASHKSIISFRQLRSDVFSQLENIEQVAGVKWMRFPELNKLLKGHRKGELTIFTGPTGSGKTTFISEYALDLSMQGVNTLWGSFELNNVRLAKIMLTQFSLLRLEEQLDKYDEWADRFEELPLYFMTFHGEQNIKSVVETMQHAVYMYDINHVIIDNLQFMMGQEHLFSDKFAAQDYIVGAFRKFATENVCHVTLVIHPRKEDDDKELQTSSIFGSAKASQEADNVLILQDRKLSSGPGKRHLQVSKNRFDGDVGVFSLEFNKSTLTFTCSKSKAKVKKLNKENETPDSPPDTPPGKAKVKRLNKENETPDPLPDTTPGKAKVKRLNKENETPDPLPDTTPGKAKVKRLNKENETPDPLPDTTPGKAKVKRLNKENETPDPLPDTTSAKKK, encoded by the exons ATgtggctgagcaggatgatgcGCTGTGTGTTACACAGGGTTATCCCCGGTCAGGGAAAGCATCTCCTCCCGTGTGTCCTCGCACAAGCTCGGCTGAAGCATGGTGTGGCCCCCGCTGGGTTTTCCCGTAGACATTTCAGGAAGGACCTGCTATCTGTCCTTGATGTCTGCCCAGTGACTGTGACAGAGATCCGCCAGTACCTGCGAGACAACAACATCTCCTTCCATGATGGCTACAGCTGCCTGCATGTCCCCAGCCCCTTCACCCCCAACAAAGACAACCTGCTGTTCATTGACAAGACTACAGGGAGGTTTCTGTGCAAGGACACCCTGCTGGAGGGCACCTGGGAGGACTATAAGGACAGCATGGCTCTGCTCCATAAGGAGGGCTGCCCCTTCCTCAGTCCTGACACTATGAGCGGCTGCCTGGAGGACAGCGACTCGGAGGATAGAGAGAGGCAGCTAAACAACATGGAGGTCAGCCGCATCTGGAATAAGGCCGTCTGGTTCCAcgatctggaggaggaggaggcgcagcTGGTTAAAGCCATGTTTAGCATCTCTAAGATCACCAACAATACCCTGAAGAAGTTCGGCGTCAAGTGTTTCCAACCTACCAAAAGTTTAGTCTTCCCCTGGTACAACCCACGAGACCTtaccatgaaagggttaaagctgTTGTCTGCCGTGTGCCAGGCGGACGTGGTGAGCTACATCGAAACTCTATATCCAAGGCCTTCTCACTACCATAACCTGTTGGGCATTACAGTGACGGGCAAGAAGGACACGGAGGTGGTGATCACCAGCCAAGAAGTGGATAGTTTAGCTGTACACCAGGCCACGGGGGTGACTACCGTATCACTGCCGCGTGGAATAACCTGTTTGCCCCCTGTCCTTTTGCCTTATCTTGAGCAGTTTAAGCGCATCACCTTGTGGCTTGGGGATGACCTGCGTGCATGGGAAGCCTCCAAACTCTTCTCTAGGAAACTTGGCATCAAGAGGTGCTCTCTAATCCGGCCTGGGGATAAACAGCCCAGCCCACTAAAAGCCTTAAATCTTGGCCTTAACTTGAATAAACTCCTCAAGGCGTCTCTGCCAGCCAGCCACAAGTCTATCATTTCATTCCGTCAGCTCCGCAGTGATGTATTTAGCCAGCTGGAGAATATAGAGCAAGTAGCTGGGGTGAAATGGATGAGATTTCCTGAACTGAACAAACTTCTGAAGGGCCACAGGAAGGGAGAGCTGACAATATTCACAG gCCCCACTGGTAGTGGAAAAACCACCTTCATCAGTGAATATGCCTTAGACCTAAGCATGCAAGGGGTTAACACTTTGTGGGGGAGCTTCGAACTTAACAACGTTCGCTTGGCCAAAATCATGCTGacccagttctctctgctgcgtTTGGAGGAACAGCTCGACAAGTACGACGAGTGGGCAGATCGGTTTGAGGAGCTGCCACTTTACTTCATGACTTTCCATGGAGAACAAAATATAAA GTCTGTGGTTGAGACCATGCAGCacgcagtgtatatgtatgacatTAACCACGTTATCATTGATAATCTGCAGTTCATGATGGGCCAGGAACATCTCTTTTCAGATAA ATTTGCAGCGCAGGATTACATCGTTGGGGCATTTAGAAAATTTGCTACTGAAAATGTCTGTCATGTAACTTTGGTCATTCATCCCAGGAAAGAAGATGATGATAAGGAATTGCAAACATCCTCTATTTTTGGTTCTGCAAAA GCCAGCCAAGAGGCAGATAATGTTCTTATACTCCAAGACAGGAAGCTTTCCTCTGGCCCAGGCAAGAGACACTTACAGGTGTCTAAAAACAGGTTTGATGGAGACGTTGGGGTATTTTCACTGGAATTCAACAAGTCCACACTGACGTTTACTTGTTCGAAGAGCAAAGCAAAAGTGAAGAAACTAAACAAAGAGAATGAAACACCGGATAGCCCGCCAGATACCCCACCAGGCAAGGCAAAAGTGAAGAGACTGAACAAAGAAAATGAGACACCAGATCCTCTGCCAGATACCACACCAGGCAAGGCAAAAGTGAAGAGACTGAACAAAGAAAACGAGACACCAGATCCTCTGCCGGATACCACACCAGGCAAGGCAAAAGTGAAGAGACTGAACAAAGAAAATGAGACACCAGATCCTCTGCCGGATACCACACCAGGCAAGGCAAAAGTGAAGAGACTGAACAAAGAAAATGAGACACCAGATCCTCTGCCGGATACCACATCGGCAAAAAAGAAATAA
- the LOC138785483 gene encoding twinkle mtDNA helicase-like isoform X2, whose protein sequence is MQGVNTLWGSFELNNVRLAKIMLTQFSLLRLEEQLDKYDEWADRFEELPLYFMTFHGEQNIKSVVETMQHAVYMYDINHVIIDNLQFMMGQEHLFSDKFAAQDYIVGAFRKFATENVCHVTLVIHPRKEDDDKELQTSSIFGSAKASQEADNVLILQDRKLSSGPGKRHLQVSKNRFDGDVGVFSLEFNKSTLTFTCSKSKAKVKKLNKENETPDSPPDTPPGKAKVKRLNKENETPDPLPDTTPGKAKVKRLNKENETPDPLPDTTPGKAKVKRLNKENETPDPLPDTTPGKAKVKRLNKENETPDPLPDTTSAKKK, encoded by the exons ATGCAAGGGGTTAACACTTTGTGGGGGAGCTTCGAACTTAACAACGTTCGCTTGGCCAAAATCATGCTGacccagttctctctgctgcgtTTGGAGGAACAGCTCGACAAGTACGACGAGTGGGCAGATCGGTTTGAGGAGCTGCCACTTTACTTCATGACTTTCCATGGAGAACAAAATATAAA GTCTGTGGTTGAGACCATGCAGCacgcagtgtatatgtatgacatTAACCACGTTATCATTGATAATCTGCAGTTCATGATGGGCCAGGAACATCTCTTTTCAGATAA ATTTGCAGCGCAGGATTACATCGTTGGGGCATTTAGAAAATTTGCTACTGAAAATGTCTGTCATGTAACTTTGGTCATTCATCCCAGGAAAGAAGATGATGATAAGGAATTGCAAACATCCTCTATTTTTGGTTCTGCAAAA GCCAGCCAAGAGGCAGATAATGTTCTTATACTCCAAGACAGGAAGCTTTCCTCTGGCCCAGGCAAGAGACACTTACAGGTGTCTAAAAACAGGTTTGATGGAGACGTTGGGGTATTTTCACTGGAATTCAACAAGTCCACACTGACGTTTACTTGTTCGAAGAGCAAAGCAAAAGTGAAGAAACTAAACAAAGAGAATGAAACACCGGATAGCCCGCCAGATACCCCACCAGGCAAGGCAAAAGTGAAGAGACTGAACAAAGAAAATGAGACACCAGATCCTCTGCCAGATACCACACCAGGCAAGGCAAAAGTGAAGAGACTGAACAAAGAAAACGAGACACCAGATCCTCTGCCGGATACCACACCAGGCAAGGCAAAAGTGAAGAGACTGAACAAAGAAAATGAGACACCAGATCCTCTGCCGGATACCACACCAGGCAAGGCAAAAGTGAAGAGACTGAACAAAGAAAATGAGACACCAGATCCTCTGCCGGATACCACATCGGCAAAAAAGAAATAA